Genomic window (Magnolia sinica isolate HGM2019 chromosome 6, MsV1, whole genome shotgun sequence):
CCCTCTTTTACGGACACCCCAGATGACGCACGTTCCAACTTATTATCTTCATAGAGAAATTGTGCTTTCCCTTCTCTTTGTTGAGCTCCTCTCTTTCTTCTACACCTCATGAGAAACTGCCAGATCAACTATTGCCAAACTCTATGTCGATGCCTCTTCATCATCCTCTTGCTTCTATAGATCTAACAATGACGACAGAGTACCGTTACAAATCATCCTCATTTGGTCGGAACTTTCAACTTACTACAGCTTAACGTAAACCCCATTGCACTCTCCAAACTCTATCTAATCCTCCAATAATTTCGAAATAGAAACGTTCGATTGCTCCTGAAGATATTCTCTTTCTCCTAGCAATTCGAAgtcgaaaaaataaaaataaaataaaataataaaagaaaaaaagaaaagagagacaaACCACCATATAGTTATATTAATTTCAAGCATGTGTCGTCACTACTTTCCCCCATCTATGTGAAGCAAACCACACATGTGGCTCCCAGTTGTGTTAACAGAACCACTCGCGAGACACCTTCCACACGCAATGAGAGGCCCACATTAAAAGTTCCTTTCAAAACTTCACTTTTATTTTGTGTGACATCACCACCACATGTCACCATTCTCTTCTCCTTCATTAACACAAGAAAAGTACCCTACTCTTATTGCTTGACCTCTCGTTCGAAGCGtcttcacccccccccccccaaaagagAACCACGCCCGTTGAAAGCTTCGGCCATGATTGACATTGGTATCATTACTACCACGCATCAACAACTCCTCTTTTATTCCCCCCACCTTTCTGCCCACCAATGAGGGACTTACAACACAACGATTTATCATCCATTGCTCGATATGGTGTTCCATCATCTTTGACGTCCTGATTCACTATCAACGACGAGCTCGAGCTATCTTTCTCTACACCTATAACCAACTCCTGAGATTCCTTCTGCAACTTTACGAAAATTCTATCATTTTTTACTCTATTCAAATATTTTTAGGCACCATTTGCAGATTTTTCTTCCTTATTTAGATTCTAGCAAAATGAATTTTCTCACAATATTCGAACAACAGAACAATCTCTGCTACCATTTTGATACAAGAGCCGATTTCTGTGAACACTTTGTTTATCCAAAATTTGAAAGTGAGGTTCCAAATTTGAATACAGACTTTGTTTTATGATTTGAGTAAATATAAGCAAGAGGGTGGGGGACGTCCAACAATAGCTCTCTCTTCCTTTCCcattctctctcttcccttttccactttttcttctctcttacaTCAAACTAGATGGTATTAGAGCGGTAATCGATCAAGTTCCAATCACTTTCTTTTCCCTTACCTATTAAAAACCTTCTCTtccttccttcatctcctcttgTTCTAATGGCTTGTTAAGAAACTTAGGGTTATTTCTAGTGCACTAGCCTCTTCAATGGCCTATGTGTGAATGGTGGTGGTAATGTGTACGTGATCACAGTTCTTTCTAGTATTTAGTTAAGGTGTATGGGCTGATTGGTGCACCTTGTATTGTGTATGCATTGTGTTGGATTGTGTGGCTGAAGCATTCAAGTTTCCAGAAGCATTAATCCTTCTATAAGCATTGTACATCCATTTCTTCTAGTTTTTATTGCCTCTATTTGTAATGGATATGAAGAGTAAGCAAAAATCAGGTTCGTAAATCCATATGACTTTTTGAGGGTTCAAATATCCACTATCAAGTTAAATGGCCAGTATTCTAAATCTATACAAGTGTTAACAACCAAGGGGAACAATAGGAGAAATTGGATGAAAAGAAGTAAATATGATGAATGGATTTAGGACAATGCTCAGATTGTGACGTGCTTGTGGAATAGTTTGGAAATGTTTGTAAAAGATGTTTCTAGATATGGCAAATAAGGTTTGGGATTCTCCATGAGTATAGTTGTAAATGAGTCGAACCGAgatgagcttggcacaacttggctcggctcggccagtagctaaccccagctcgaactcggctcggctcggttcttgagcctaactggccagcttggcttgattcaatcaaaagctcaagcaagttcgagccaagttcgcacatagagtgcaccttcaatttcacACAGAATGTAAAACAGTGACAAcactttacaagtatttcatcagacactcagtgagcaacatcaaaatcaagatatgaaggcagtcttataatgtaaattttattttttattttttttgtaatgatttgtttcgtatccattccttcctcgccaccatcCGATCCtgtggagaatgtatgcaccagAAACAATagttcattgagtcatttcatcaaacacttggcgagcagcatcaatatcaaaataaccgagtcattgagccaattcgatctgagtcgattcgagttgaggttcgatctgagtcgagtcgagctcgggcaagctcgaactcaacttgaaattttttcaacCTCTAAAAACCAACTCGACTCAGTCCGAATCCAAATTCGAACTAAGGCGAGTTGAGCtttaccgagtcgagtcgagtgagatGACTGAGCTAACTCGACTAGTGTACAACTCTATCCATGAGAGAtgtattcataaaaataaaataaaaataaaaacatcactcAATCCACACCAATTATTTGAAGAGGTTTTTTGCTTTCCAACAAGGAGATAAATCGCTAGGTGAATATTATTAGAAACTCAAAGGAACATGGGAGGAGTTGAATGTGTATCAACCTCTTACAAGCAAGGTATTCCctaatggtaatggtggtcagAATAGATACCATTGTTACAATTATGGTATGGGTCGTTacagcttgagagagagagagacaaagagagagagagagttgatgttGAATCGACATTCACCAAATCACCTCTTTGTGGCCCTAGGGCACAAATTTATGAAGCATTCCCAGGTATTCTTGACCTTTTTCGTCCTCTGTGAGCAAGCCCACTAACATAGTTGCGGTGGATGCATCCACAGAAAAATGTCTTTTAGCATTTCCCCGAGAAGTTGCATTGCCCTGAGGGTCTCATTCTTTTGTAGAAAGCCCCTAATTAAAGCATTGAAGGTGACACTGTCTGGTTGGAAACCCTTCTCTTCCATTTGCAAGAACAATCCATTAGCTTCCTCCAAAAGCCCTTCTTTACAGAGCCCATTGATTAAGGCGTTATATGTCCTAACATTATTCCCCAAGCCCTTCGTAAAGGCCCAACTGAAAAGCTCCTTCGCATATTTAAGTTCCCTAGCTTCGCACATCCCATTGATAAGGACACCAATAACTTTATTATTTGGTTGAATTCCTCTAATTTGCATCTCATTAAGTAGTTTCATTGCCTCGACAGGATGATCACTTTTACACAGcccatccatcaaaatggtgtaTGTGATGAGATTCGGACATTGTCCATGAGCTTGCATCTCATTGAAGAGCTCTTGTGCAGCCACAATTCTCCTAACCCAGTATAGCCCACCTATAAGAGTGTTATAAGTAGCAACATCAGGCTTCAATCCTTTGCAAGGCATTTCTCGGAAAAGCCACATAGCCTCATCTACCATCTGCTTCTTGCAATAGCCGTTGATTAACATGGCATAAGTCACGACATTAGGCTTATGACCTTTACACACCATGTAATCAAATATCTTTAAGGcggcatccatttggccaataaAACAGTAGCCATTTATCAATGCACTATATGTGATTACATCAGGCTCCACACCTCTCTGGGTCATCAATTCTAGCAATCCATGGGCTTCTTTAACCATTCCTTCTTCGCAAAGAGCATTCACTAGTATGGTGAAAGTTGTGACATCAGGCGAGATTCCTCCAACCAACATTTCCTCGAACAGACTCATTGCTTCTTTCCACTGCCCTAAATTGCATAGTCCATGAATTAAAGAATTGTAAGTGAAAACATTCGGTAGAATCCCTTTACCGACCATTTCTGAGAAGAGGTTAAGCGCCTCTTTTGTGAGCCCATCTTTGCTTAGACTGTCGATGATTGAGGTATAAACTGTAAGGTTAGGCCTACATTTACCCACACCCTTCTCCATTTCCCGAAGCAACCCAAGAGCCATTCCGGTGTTCCCCGACTTGCAAAGACCGTCGATTAGTATCCCGAATGACACCACATTATAAGGATATCCCATTTCTACCGTCTTCAGAAAAAAACTACTCGCTTCCCCAATCCGCCCTTCCATACAAAACCCCTTAATAAAAGTAGTCAGAGTCACGACATTCGGCTCATGGCCACGTTTCAGGATGTTGCTGAGAACAGCGAAACCGAAACTGACACCATTAAAGCGACAGAAACAATTGAGAAGAATGCTCCAAGTATAGATATCGGATGGGATCCCTAACCGATTCATTTCTCGATGCATAGAAATTACAGTTGAATAGTGTCTCATTCTGGCAATCGTAGCTAACAGGTTACTAAATGTCTGGATTGAAGGCAGAGGCTGCGTGCGGACCATACGATTGAAGAGGCCCACTGCATCCTCTAACCTCACAAAAGCACCGGCTCGAATCGAATTGGATAGATCATTCACCAAATGGTTGAATTTGACGGGAGTAGGGATCTTGTTCTCTGTGATTTTAGAATCAGGGGCAGAAATGGTAATTTCCATAGAAGCTGGAGAGGAGAGAGTTTTACCCTTTTGAGCAGCGGCAGCGGCAGCGGCAGCTCTTCTCGACGACATTTTATGAAATCGAAGATTTTTGAGAGAAGAGGAAGGGTGCAACATGTAATTCCTGTGGTCGgaaactatgtggggcctacatagatGACCGTGAAAAATCACTCCGTCCATCACGGTGAttcctggaaaggtttcaacggtggatttcATTTACCATACGTTTTcttatggcatggcccacttgaactttagatatgcttcaattttaaggttttgccctaaaattatttttaaaaaatggatggacggtatggataaaacacgtacatccatggtgggcccacaaaggtgggctgaaagttgggcgggttcaacccgacctaCCCGacattgggttcgggttgggcatGTATCGGATTTGGTCTAAGCTTAAGCTATATAAACACTATCCAATAAAAGTggggttaggtgtaggttaaggtctCGAGTTGCCCGGCCCAATTCAAGCCTGAtggatatataagttataaattataattgagtgtgggtAATCAGTATTGAAGGAATAAGAAATTCTAATGTTATTGGGTCTTATTGGTCCATGCCATTtctaatgactcaagctaacaagatttGCTGGATTTCTCCCTCCCAAATATATATTTtaacttatttgtttagaaaaaatgaagttttttataataaataatgaCACATACAATTTATAAAATCATAG
Coding sequences:
- the LOC131249700 gene encoding pentatricopeptide repeat-containing protein At1g63130, mitochondrial-like, yielding MSSRRAAAAAAAAQKGKTLSSPASMEITISAPDSKITENKIPTPVKFNHLVNDLSNSIRAGAFVRLEDAVGLFNRMVRTQPLPSIQTFSNLLATIARMRHYSTVISMHREMNRLGIPSDIYTWSILLNCFCRFNGVSFGFAVLSNILKRGHEPNVVTLTTFIKGFCMEGRIGEASSFFLKTVEMGYPYNVVSFGILIDGLCKSGNTGMALGLLREMEKGVGKCRPNLTVYTSIIDSLSKDGLTKEALNLFSEMVGKGILPNVFTYNSLIHGLCNLGQWKEAMSLFEEMLVGGISPDVTTFTILVNALCEEGMVKEAHGLLELMTQRGVEPDVITYSALINGYCFIGQMDAALKIFDYMVCKGHKPNVVTYAMLINGYCKKQMVDEAMWLFREMPCKGLKPDVATYNTLIGGLYWVRRIVAAQELFNEMQAHGQCPNLITYTILMDGLCKSDHPVEAMKLLNEMQIRGIQPNNKVIGVLINGMCEARELKYAKELFSWAFTKGLGNNVRTYNALINGLCKEGLLEEANGLFLQMEEKGFQPDSVTFNALIRGFLQKNETLRAMQLLGEMLKDIFLWMHPPQLC